The Nomia melanderi isolate GNS246 chromosome 7, iyNomMela1, whole genome shotgun sequence genome includes a window with the following:
- the Pex23 gene encoding tectonin beta-propeller repeat-containing peroxin 23 isoform X1 gives MPSSHLYAINNEGRVFGLSTSGNMWREFMYLGLEFKQLSAVPHFMWAIGGDRQVYVHVHGLDVPIRIKEEIYENERWLPLEGFSGRLLPTDRYNFSNQDGTVDRSRDKVKLPSMAWQWEGDWQIETTLDGQPLDHDGWTYAVDFPATYTTKKQWMSCVRRRKWVRYRRYSAMNSWCAIAPLHKDATEEPFIDISVGGNQIPGGNPGCLVVWAVTAHGRVMFRVGTSTTCPEGQRWSAIKLANGFEVCQISVGMTGLVWAVLMVGKALVRTGVTRENPMGEDWSEIEPPQKDLKLVQVSVGTDSVWAVTQDGGVWFRKGIKGEMSGVCEQMATGTGWVEMLSKMSLVSVAPNDQVWAIGQEDRSLHYRTGITRSELTGKKWRLINAPLQLSRASSNASLSSNNRHSMCGTPQQQRHQSWGSLNRPHSTSEGTTLIREWEEQSRSAPTPTSLKLWQRSNDSAVKKPQQISFQDIYLHEGKKKSTHSLDMGDLTEASVANITISNESLTKTGESIVVSGKGMSSTVKINPAAWSPVHSVGSMVGVEAHPETDGSIFDPDLTSDSGVYGEDESSGAMYWAECDAFWYKVEAGACFVDPSNPPKWIADSNGTGQGDIAEPWRIHILEELKKRLQKISFDSAIYEKVVEKSSWVKNGDAKCKVKGSTSYKECVIELEWISSDSGSLDSGTVTILNSDGVTTIVQFPVSEIMCVVCCSEPGSPRIAIHTPRLASSKVLRLQFFSDTDMEDWLGHLTSVSCQMNNVYGKPGSNSIWTTTALGDVYVYDPASAEENQLINDAYVQELDVAGKELPFECILQNGFGFGSSLKITVCVHDDADRLTFNLVCYTTTLFKQKTVVDTHDIALHLNPRLKENIIVRNTYQNGQWGDEERNGSSPLKAGSDFMLEIVCEMRGYRILIDNKEFTFYSHRILPQSITHLRIKGLMTLCSVLYKSPYVIIDPIALFWRQIGGHLKKVETCSVGVTWGMGYDCTAWVYTGGWGGLFLKGLDSNTGINSMLDTHNYYVYENQRWNPVTGYTSHGLPTDRYMWSDATGRHKRTREHTKLLSMHWRWVSDWIVDFHTPGGVDRDGWQYATDFPSQYHGKKHFTDYVRRRRWFRRCQLTTSGPWQELGNTKLLDVSLYATGNPGTDAQVYIWAVASNGEALFRRGVSESCPMGVSWEHIPSDQALVGISCGPGGQVWAVGKNGSSYWRLGINPDKPTGVQWQNVEPPLGAHLKQISVGKDVVWALDTAGRLSVRREVQMNIFPEGTHWQTLPAMPNDPIHIDMSVINAKQGFRHVAVSRDQGQVWAISGAGILCRRIGITDENPAGTGWATGIGANWQYISVGGLVNKRN, from the exons atgccaAGTTCACATTTATATGCAATAAACAATGAGGGACGAGTATTTGGATTGTCAACATCTGGGAACATGTGGAGGGAGTTCATGTACCTAGGCCTTGAGTTTAAACAGCTGTCAGCAGTTCCACATTTCATGTGGGCTATAGGAGGTGATCGTCAAGTTTACGTACACGTACATGGTTTGGATGTACCCATACGAatcaaagaagaaatatatgaaaatgaa CGTTGGCTTCCTTTAGAAGGATTCAGTGGAAGATTACTACCTACTGATAGATACAATTTTTCTAATCAAGATGGTACAGTTGATCGTAGTCGAGACAAAGTAAAATTACCATCGATGGCTTGGCAATGGGAAGGTGACTGGCAAATAGAAACTACATTGGATGGACAACCACTAGATCATGAT GGATGGACATATGCAGTTGATTTCCCAGCTACATATACTACAAAAAAACAATGGATGTCGTGCGTTCGGCGAAGGAAATGGGTTCGTTATCGAAGATACAGTGCCATGAATTCGTGGTGTGCTATTGCACCTCTACATAAAGATGCAACTGAG GAACCATTTATTGACATATCTGTGGGTGGAAATCAAATACCTGGAGGTAATCCTGGATGCCTAGTAGTCTGGGCAGTAACTGCTCATGGGAGG GTAATGTTCCGTGTTGGCACCAGTACTACTTGTCCTGAAGGACAGAGGTGGAGTGCAATAAAATTAGCAAATGGTTTTGAAGTATGTCAAATCAGTGTTGGAATGACTGGTCTTGTCTGGGCTGTTCTAATGGTTGGCAAAGCATTAGTACGTACAGGTGTTACTAGAGAAAATCCAATGG ggGAAGATTGGTCAGAAATTGAACCTCCAcaaaaagatttaaaattagTACAAGTTAGTGTAGGTACAGATTCTGTTTGGGCAGTAACACAAGATGGGGGAGTGTGGTTTAGAAAAGGCATTAAAGGCGAAATGAGCGGAGTTTGCGAACAGATGGCTACTGGTACAGGTTGGGTGGAAATGTTAAGTAAAATGTCATTAGTGTCAGTTGCACCAAATGATCAG gtTTGGGCTATTGGTCAGGAAGATAGGTCCTTACATTATCGTACTGGTATCACACGATCAGAATTAACGGGTAAAAAATGGAGATTAATAAACGCACCTTTGCAGCTTAGTAGAGCAAGCAGTAACGCCAGTTTATCATCAAATAATAGGCATAGTATGTGTGGTACTCCTCAGCAACAAAGACATCAAAGTTGGGGATCACTG AATCGTCCGCATAGTACTAGTGAAGGTACAACACTTATCAGGGAATGGGAAGAACAATCACGATCAGCTCCAACGCCAACGTCCTTAAAATTATGGCAACGTTCAAATGATAGTGCTGTTAAGAAACCTCAACAAATATCTTTCCAGGATATATATTTACATGAGGGAAAGAAAAA ATCTACACATTCATTGGATATGGGTGATCTTACTGAAGCTAGTGTCGcaaatataactatatcaaATGAGTCACTCACCAAAACTGGAGAATCCATAGTAGTTTCTGGGAAAGGCATGAGCAGTACTGTTAAG ATTAATCCAGCTGCTTGGAGCCCAGTTCATTCAGTTGGCTCCATGGTAGGCGTGGAAGCTCATCCAGAAACAGATGGTAGTATATTTGATCCCGACTTAACGAGCGATTCTGGTGTTTATGGAGAAGATGAAAGTTCCGGTGCAATGTATTGGGCTGAATGCGATGCCTTCTGGTATAAAGTAGAGGCTGGAGCATGTTTCGTAGATCCATCCAATCCTCCAAAATG GATTGCAGACTCTAATGGTACAGGTCAAGGGGACATAGCAGAACCATGGAGAATACATATTTTGGAGGAATTAAAAAAGagattacaaaaaatatcgttTGACTCGGCAATATATGAAAAAGTTGTTGAAAA ATCATCTTGGGTAAAAAATGGTGATGCAAAGTGTAAAGTGAAGGGTAGTACTTCGTATAAAGAGTGCGTTATAGAATTAGAGTGGATTAGCAGTGACAGTGGCTCTTTAGATTCTGGAACTGTAACTATTTTAAACTCGGATGGAGTAACAACAATT GTTCAATTTCCTGTATCCGAGATTATGTGCGTAGTGTGTTGTAGTGAACCGGGTAGTCCAAGAATAGCAATTCACACTCCTAGATTAGCAAGTTCTAAAGTTCTTAGACTGCAGTTTTTTAGCGACACTGATATGGAAGATTGGTTAGGACATTTAACTTCAG TTTCTTGCcaaatgaataatgtttatggAAAACCAGGATCCAATTCGATTTGGACTACAACAGCATTAGGAGACGTCTATGTATACGATCCAGCTTCTGCAGAG GAAAATCAGCTTATCAATGATGCTTACGTACAAGAGTTGGATGTTGCAGGAAAAGAATTACCATTTGAATGTATATTGCAGAACGGTTTTGGCTTTGGTAGTTCTTTAAAAATTACAGTTTGCGTTCACGATGACGCTGACAg ATTAACATTCAATCTTGTTTGCTATACAACAACACTTTTCAAACAAAAGACCGTCGTGGATACCCACGATATAGCACTTCATCTTAATCCACGACTTAAAGAGAATATAATTGTCCGCAATACATATCAGAATGGACAATGGGGTGACGAAGAAAGGAACGGAAGTAGCCCGTTAAAAGCTGGTTCTGATTTCATGTTAGAAATCGTTTGCGAGATGCGGGGGTACAGAATTCTTATTGATAACAAAGAATTTACTTTTTATAGCCACAGAATATTACCACAGAGTATTACTCATTTAAGAATTAAGGGACTAATGACATTGTGCAGCGTACTTTATAAATCTCCATAT GTGATTATTGATCCAATAGCACTGTTTTGGAGACAGATAGGTGGCCATTTAAAAAAGGTTGAAACTTGTTCTGTTGGTGTAACGTGGGGAATGGGATATGACTGTACTGCGTGGGTTTATACCGGTGGCTGGGGGGGTTTATTTTTGAAAG GACTAGATAGCAACACAGGAATAAATTCCATGTTAGATACTCATAACTATTATGTTTACGAAAACCAACGCTGGAATCCGGTGACTGGTTACACTTCCCATGGACTTCCAACAGATCGCTATATGTGGAGCGATGCAACTGGACGCCATAAACGTACTCGAGAGCACACTAAATTGTTATCGATGCATTGGCGTTGG gTGTCAGACTGGATAGTAGATTTCCATACTCCTGGTGGTGTTGATAGGGATGGCTGGCAATATGCTACTGACTTCCCGTCTCAATACCATGGTAAAAAGCACTTCACCGACTATGTCAGAAGAAGAAGATGGTTCCGAAGGTGTCAATTAACGACTAGTGGTCCCTGGCAAGAGTTAGGGAACACAAAATTACTTGATGTTTCCTTATAT gCAACAGGGAATCCTGGTACAGACGCTCAAGTATACATTTGGGCAGTAGCTTCTAATGGCGAAGCCTTATTTAGGAGAGGTGTTTCAGAATCATGTCCAATG GGAGTTTCATGGGAACATATACCGAGTGATCAGGCTTTAGTAGGTATTTCATGTGGTCCAGGTGGTCAAGTTTGGGCCGTAGGGAAAAACGGTTCTTCGTATTGGAGGTTAGGCATTAATCCTGATAAACCCACAG GCGTACAGTGGCAGAACGTTGAACCACCATTGGGTGCTCACTTGAAACAGATATCTGTGGGAAAAGATGTGGTGTGGGCATTGGATACAGCTGGCAGACTGTCTGTGCGTCGTGAAGTGCAAATGAACATTTTTCCAGAAGGGACCCATTGGCAAACACTGCCTGCGATGCCAAATGATCCTATTCATATAG aTATGTCTGTTATAAATGCAAAACAAGGTTTTCGACATGTAGCCGTTTCTAGAGATCAAGGTCAAGTATGGGCGATATCCGGTGCTGGTATACTGTGCCGCAGAATTGGAATCACCGATGAGAATCCTGCTGGGACTGGCTGGGCGACTGGGATAGGG GCAAATTGGCAATACATAAGTGTGGGAGGActtgtaaataaaagaaattaa
- the Pex23 gene encoding tectonin beta-propeller repeat-containing peroxin 23 isoform X3, producing the protein MQLRNHLLTYLWVEIKYLEVMFRVGTSTTCPEGQRWSAIKLANGFEVCQISVGMTGLVWAVLMVGKALVRTGVTRENPMGEDWSEIEPPQKDLKLVQVSVGTDSVWAVTQDGGVWFRKGIKGEMSGVCEQMATGTGWVEMLSKMSLVSVAPNDQVWAIGQEDRSLHYRTGITRSELTGKKWRLINAPLQLSRASSNASLSSNNRHSMCGTPQQQRHQSWGSLNRPHSTSEGTTLIREWEEQSRSAPTPTSLKLWQRSNDSAVKKPQQISFQDIYLHEGKKKSTHSLDMGDLTEASVANITISNESLTKTGESIVVSGKGMSSTVKINPAAWSPVHSVGSMVGVEAHPETDGSIFDPDLTSDSGVYGEDESSGAMYWAECDAFWYKVEAGACFVDPSNPPKWIADSNGTGQGDIAEPWRIHILEELKKRLQKISFDSAIYEKVVEKSSWVKNGDAKCKVKGSTSYKECVIELEWISSDSGSLDSGTVTILNSDGVTTIVQFPVSEIMCVVCCSEPGSPRIAIHTPRLASSKVLRLQFFSDTDMEDWLGHLTSVSCQMNNVYGKPGSNSIWTTTALGDVYVYDPASAEENQLINDAYVQELDVAGKELPFECILQNGFGFGSSLKITVCVHDDADRLTFNLVCYTTTLFKQKTVVDTHDIALHLNPRLKENIIVRNTYQNGQWGDEERNGSSPLKAGSDFMLEIVCEMRGYRILIDNKEFTFYSHRILPQSITHLRIKGLMTLCSVLYKSPYVIIDPIALFWRQIGGHLKKVETCSVGVTWGMGYDCTAWVYTGGWGGLFLKGLDSNTGINSMLDTHNYYVYENQRWNPVTGYTSHGLPTDRYMWSDATGRHKRTREHTKLLSMHWRWVSDWIVDFHTPGGVDRDGWQYATDFPSQYHGKKHFTDYVRRRRWFRRCQLTTSGPWQELGNTKLLDVSLYATGNPGTDAQVYIWAVASNGEALFRRGVSESCPMGVSWEHIPSDQALVGISCGPGGQVWAVGKNGSSYWRLGINPDKPTGVQWQNVEPPLGAHLKQISVGKDVVWALDTAGRLSVRREVQMNIFPEGTHWQTLPAMPNDPIHIDMSVINAKQGFRHVAVSRDQGQVWAISGAGILCRRIGITDENPAGTGWATGIGANWQYISVGGLVNKRN; encoded by the exons ATGCAACTGAG GAACCATTTATTGACATATCTGTGGGTGGAAATCAAATACCTGGAG GTAATGTTCCGTGTTGGCACCAGTACTACTTGTCCTGAAGGACAGAGGTGGAGTGCAATAAAATTAGCAAATGGTTTTGAAGTATGTCAAATCAGTGTTGGAATGACTGGTCTTGTCTGGGCTGTTCTAATGGTTGGCAAAGCATTAGTACGTACAGGTGTTACTAGAGAAAATCCAATGG ggGAAGATTGGTCAGAAATTGAACCTCCAcaaaaagatttaaaattagTACAAGTTAGTGTAGGTACAGATTCTGTTTGGGCAGTAACACAAGATGGGGGAGTGTGGTTTAGAAAAGGCATTAAAGGCGAAATGAGCGGAGTTTGCGAACAGATGGCTACTGGTACAGGTTGGGTGGAAATGTTAAGTAAAATGTCATTAGTGTCAGTTGCACCAAATGATCAG gtTTGGGCTATTGGTCAGGAAGATAGGTCCTTACATTATCGTACTGGTATCACACGATCAGAATTAACGGGTAAAAAATGGAGATTAATAAACGCACCTTTGCAGCTTAGTAGAGCAAGCAGTAACGCCAGTTTATCATCAAATAATAGGCATAGTATGTGTGGTACTCCTCAGCAACAAAGACATCAAAGTTGGGGATCACTG AATCGTCCGCATAGTACTAGTGAAGGTACAACACTTATCAGGGAATGGGAAGAACAATCACGATCAGCTCCAACGCCAACGTCCTTAAAATTATGGCAACGTTCAAATGATAGTGCTGTTAAGAAACCTCAACAAATATCTTTCCAGGATATATATTTACATGAGGGAAAGAAAAA ATCTACACATTCATTGGATATGGGTGATCTTACTGAAGCTAGTGTCGcaaatataactatatcaaATGAGTCACTCACCAAAACTGGAGAATCCATAGTAGTTTCTGGGAAAGGCATGAGCAGTACTGTTAAG ATTAATCCAGCTGCTTGGAGCCCAGTTCATTCAGTTGGCTCCATGGTAGGCGTGGAAGCTCATCCAGAAACAGATGGTAGTATATTTGATCCCGACTTAACGAGCGATTCTGGTGTTTATGGAGAAGATGAAAGTTCCGGTGCAATGTATTGGGCTGAATGCGATGCCTTCTGGTATAAAGTAGAGGCTGGAGCATGTTTCGTAGATCCATCCAATCCTCCAAAATG GATTGCAGACTCTAATGGTACAGGTCAAGGGGACATAGCAGAACCATGGAGAATACATATTTTGGAGGAATTAAAAAAGagattacaaaaaatatcgttTGACTCGGCAATATATGAAAAAGTTGTTGAAAA ATCATCTTGGGTAAAAAATGGTGATGCAAAGTGTAAAGTGAAGGGTAGTACTTCGTATAAAGAGTGCGTTATAGAATTAGAGTGGATTAGCAGTGACAGTGGCTCTTTAGATTCTGGAACTGTAACTATTTTAAACTCGGATGGAGTAACAACAATT GTTCAATTTCCTGTATCCGAGATTATGTGCGTAGTGTGTTGTAGTGAACCGGGTAGTCCAAGAATAGCAATTCACACTCCTAGATTAGCAAGTTCTAAAGTTCTTAGACTGCAGTTTTTTAGCGACACTGATATGGAAGATTGGTTAGGACATTTAACTTCAG TTTCTTGCcaaatgaataatgtttatggAAAACCAGGATCCAATTCGATTTGGACTACAACAGCATTAGGAGACGTCTATGTATACGATCCAGCTTCTGCAGAG GAAAATCAGCTTATCAATGATGCTTACGTACAAGAGTTGGATGTTGCAGGAAAAGAATTACCATTTGAATGTATATTGCAGAACGGTTTTGGCTTTGGTAGTTCTTTAAAAATTACAGTTTGCGTTCACGATGACGCTGACAg ATTAACATTCAATCTTGTTTGCTATACAACAACACTTTTCAAACAAAAGACCGTCGTGGATACCCACGATATAGCACTTCATCTTAATCCACGACTTAAAGAGAATATAATTGTCCGCAATACATATCAGAATGGACAATGGGGTGACGAAGAAAGGAACGGAAGTAGCCCGTTAAAAGCTGGTTCTGATTTCATGTTAGAAATCGTTTGCGAGATGCGGGGGTACAGAATTCTTATTGATAACAAAGAATTTACTTTTTATAGCCACAGAATATTACCACAGAGTATTACTCATTTAAGAATTAAGGGACTAATGACATTGTGCAGCGTACTTTATAAATCTCCATAT GTGATTATTGATCCAATAGCACTGTTTTGGAGACAGATAGGTGGCCATTTAAAAAAGGTTGAAACTTGTTCTGTTGGTGTAACGTGGGGAATGGGATATGACTGTACTGCGTGGGTTTATACCGGTGGCTGGGGGGGTTTATTTTTGAAAG GACTAGATAGCAACACAGGAATAAATTCCATGTTAGATACTCATAACTATTATGTTTACGAAAACCAACGCTGGAATCCGGTGACTGGTTACACTTCCCATGGACTTCCAACAGATCGCTATATGTGGAGCGATGCAACTGGACGCCATAAACGTACTCGAGAGCACACTAAATTGTTATCGATGCATTGGCGTTGG gTGTCAGACTGGATAGTAGATTTCCATACTCCTGGTGGTGTTGATAGGGATGGCTGGCAATATGCTACTGACTTCCCGTCTCAATACCATGGTAAAAAGCACTTCACCGACTATGTCAGAAGAAGAAGATGGTTCCGAAGGTGTCAATTAACGACTAGTGGTCCCTGGCAAGAGTTAGGGAACACAAAATTACTTGATGTTTCCTTATAT gCAACAGGGAATCCTGGTACAGACGCTCAAGTATACATTTGGGCAGTAGCTTCTAATGGCGAAGCCTTATTTAGGAGAGGTGTTTCAGAATCATGTCCAATG GGAGTTTCATGGGAACATATACCGAGTGATCAGGCTTTAGTAGGTATTTCATGTGGTCCAGGTGGTCAAGTTTGGGCCGTAGGGAAAAACGGTTCTTCGTATTGGAGGTTAGGCATTAATCCTGATAAACCCACAG GCGTACAGTGGCAGAACGTTGAACCACCATTGGGTGCTCACTTGAAACAGATATCTGTGGGAAAAGATGTGGTGTGGGCATTGGATACAGCTGGCAGACTGTCTGTGCGTCGTGAAGTGCAAATGAACATTTTTCCAGAAGGGACCCATTGGCAAACACTGCCTGCGATGCCAAATGATCCTATTCATATAG aTATGTCTGTTATAAATGCAAAACAAGGTTTTCGACATGTAGCCGTTTCTAGAGATCAAGGTCAAGTATGGGCGATATCCGGTGCTGGTATACTGTGCCGCAGAATTGGAATCACCGATGAGAATCCTGCTGGGACTGGCTGGGCGACTGGGATAGGG GCAAATTGGCAATACATAAGTGTGGGAGGActtgtaaataaaagaaattaa
- the Pex23 gene encoding tectonin beta-propeller repeat-containing peroxin 23 isoform X4 — protein MFRVGTSTTCPEGQRWSAIKLANGFEVCQISVGMTGLVWAVLMVGKALVRTGVTRENPMGEDWSEIEPPQKDLKLVQVSVGTDSVWAVTQDGGVWFRKGIKGEMSGVCEQMATGTGWVEMLSKMSLVSVAPNDQVWAIGQEDRSLHYRTGITRSELTGKKWRLINAPLQLSRASSNASLSSNNRHSMCGTPQQQRHQSWGSLNRPHSTSEGTTLIREWEEQSRSAPTPTSLKLWQRSNDSAVKKPQQISFQDIYLHEGKKKSTHSLDMGDLTEASVANITISNESLTKTGESIVVSGKGMSSTVKINPAAWSPVHSVGSMVGVEAHPETDGSIFDPDLTSDSGVYGEDESSGAMYWAECDAFWYKVEAGACFVDPSNPPKWIADSNGTGQGDIAEPWRIHILEELKKRLQKISFDSAIYEKVVEKSSWVKNGDAKCKVKGSTSYKECVIELEWISSDSGSLDSGTVTILNSDGVTTIVQFPVSEIMCVVCCSEPGSPRIAIHTPRLASSKVLRLQFFSDTDMEDWLGHLTSVSCQMNNVYGKPGSNSIWTTTALGDVYVYDPASAEENQLINDAYVQELDVAGKELPFECILQNGFGFGSSLKITVCVHDDADRLTFNLVCYTTTLFKQKTVVDTHDIALHLNPRLKENIIVRNTYQNGQWGDEERNGSSPLKAGSDFMLEIVCEMRGYRILIDNKEFTFYSHRILPQSITHLRIKGLMTLCSVLYKSPYVIIDPIALFWRQIGGHLKKVETCSVGVTWGMGYDCTAWVYTGGWGGLFLKGLDSNTGINSMLDTHNYYVYENQRWNPVTGYTSHGLPTDRYMWSDATGRHKRTREHTKLLSMHWRWVSDWIVDFHTPGGVDRDGWQYATDFPSQYHGKKHFTDYVRRRRWFRRCQLTTSGPWQELGNTKLLDVSLYATGNPGTDAQVYIWAVASNGEALFRRGVSESCPMGVSWEHIPSDQALVGISCGPGGQVWAVGKNGSSYWRLGINPDKPTGVQWQNVEPPLGAHLKQISVGKDVVWALDTAGRLSVRREVQMNIFPEGTHWQTLPAMPNDPIHIDMSVINAKQGFRHVAVSRDQGQVWAISGAGILCRRIGITDENPAGTGWATGIGANWQYISVGGLVNKRN, from the exons ATGTTCCGTGTTGGCACCAGTACTACTTGTCCTGAAGGACAGAGGTGGAGTGCAATAAAATTAGCAAATGGTTTTGAAGTATGTCAAATCAGTGTTGGAATGACTGGTCTTGTCTGGGCTGTTCTAATGGTTGGCAAAGCATTAGTACGTACAGGTGTTACTAGAGAAAATCCAATGG ggGAAGATTGGTCAGAAATTGAACCTCCAcaaaaagatttaaaattagTACAAGTTAGTGTAGGTACAGATTCTGTTTGGGCAGTAACACAAGATGGGGGAGTGTGGTTTAGAAAAGGCATTAAAGGCGAAATGAGCGGAGTTTGCGAACAGATGGCTACTGGTACAGGTTGGGTGGAAATGTTAAGTAAAATGTCATTAGTGTCAGTTGCACCAAATGATCAG gtTTGGGCTATTGGTCAGGAAGATAGGTCCTTACATTATCGTACTGGTATCACACGATCAGAATTAACGGGTAAAAAATGGAGATTAATAAACGCACCTTTGCAGCTTAGTAGAGCAAGCAGTAACGCCAGTTTATCATCAAATAATAGGCATAGTATGTGTGGTACTCCTCAGCAACAAAGACATCAAAGTTGGGGATCACTG AATCGTCCGCATAGTACTAGTGAAGGTACAACACTTATCAGGGAATGGGAAGAACAATCACGATCAGCTCCAACGCCAACGTCCTTAAAATTATGGCAACGTTCAAATGATAGTGCTGTTAAGAAACCTCAACAAATATCTTTCCAGGATATATATTTACATGAGGGAAAGAAAAA ATCTACACATTCATTGGATATGGGTGATCTTACTGAAGCTAGTGTCGcaaatataactatatcaaATGAGTCACTCACCAAAACTGGAGAATCCATAGTAGTTTCTGGGAAAGGCATGAGCAGTACTGTTAAG ATTAATCCAGCTGCTTGGAGCCCAGTTCATTCAGTTGGCTCCATGGTAGGCGTGGAAGCTCATCCAGAAACAGATGGTAGTATATTTGATCCCGACTTAACGAGCGATTCTGGTGTTTATGGAGAAGATGAAAGTTCCGGTGCAATGTATTGGGCTGAATGCGATGCCTTCTGGTATAAAGTAGAGGCTGGAGCATGTTTCGTAGATCCATCCAATCCTCCAAAATG GATTGCAGACTCTAATGGTACAGGTCAAGGGGACATAGCAGAACCATGGAGAATACATATTTTGGAGGAATTAAAAAAGagattacaaaaaatatcgttTGACTCGGCAATATATGAAAAAGTTGTTGAAAA ATCATCTTGGGTAAAAAATGGTGATGCAAAGTGTAAAGTGAAGGGTAGTACTTCGTATAAAGAGTGCGTTATAGAATTAGAGTGGATTAGCAGTGACAGTGGCTCTTTAGATTCTGGAACTGTAACTATTTTAAACTCGGATGGAGTAACAACAATT GTTCAATTTCCTGTATCCGAGATTATGTGCGTAGTGTGTTGTAGTGAACCGGGTAGTCCAAGAATAGCAATTCACACTCCTAGATTAGCAAGTTCTAAAGTTCTTAGACTGCAGTTTTTTAGCGACACTGATATGGAAGATTGGTTAGGACATTTAACTTCAG TTTCTTGCcaaatgaataatgtttatggAAAACCAGGATCCAATTCGATTTGGACTACAACAGCATTAGGAGACGTCTATGTATACGATCCAGCTTCTGCAGAG GAAAATCAGCTTATCAATGATGCTTACGTACAAGAGTTGGATGTTGCAGGAAAAGAATTACCATTTGAATGTATATTGCAGAACGGTTTTGGCTTTGGTAGTTCTTTAAAAATTACAGTTTGCGTTCACGATGACGCTGACAg ATTAACATTCAATCTTGTTTGCTATACAACAACACTTTTCAAACAAAAGACCGTCGTGGATACCCACGATATAGCACTTCATCTTAATCCACGACTTAAAGAGAATATAATTGTCCGCAATACATATCAGAATGGACAATGGGGTGACGAAGAAAGGAACGGAAGTAGCCCGTTAAAAGCTGGTTCTGATTTCATGTTAGAAATCGTTTGCGAGATGCGGGGGTACAGAATTCTTATTGATAACAAAGAATTTACTTTTTATAGCCACAGAATATTACCACAGAGTATTACTCATTTAAGAATTAAGGGACTAATGACATTGTGCAGCGTACTTTATAAATCTCCATAT GTGATTATTGATCCAATAGCACTGTTTTGGAGACAGATAGGTGGCCATTTAAAAAAGGTTGAAACTTGTTCTGTTGGTGTAACGTGGGGAATGGGATATGACTGTACTGCGTGGGTTTATACCGGTGGCTGGGGGGGTTTATTTTTGAAAG GACTAGATAGCAACACAGGAATAAATTCCATGTTAGATACTCATAACTATTATGTTTACGAAAACCAACGCTGGAATCCGGTGACTGGTTACACTTCCCATGGACTTCCAACAGATCGCTATATGTGGAGCGATGCAACTGGACGCCATAAACGTACTCGAGAGCACACTAAATTGTTATCGATGCATTGGCGTTGG gTGTCAGACTGGATAGTAGATTTCCATACTCCTGGTGGTGTTGATAGGGATGGCTGGCAATATGCTACTGACTTCCCGTCTCAATACCATGGTAAAAAGCACTTCACCGACTATGTCAGAAGAAGAAGATGGTTCCGAAGGTGTCAATTAACGACTAGTGGTCCCTGGCAAGAGTTAGGGAACACAAAATTACTTGATGTTTCCTTATAT gCAACAGGGAATCCTGGTACAGACGCTCAAGTATACATTTGGGCAGTAGCTTCTAATGGCGAAGCCTTATTTAGGAGAGGTGTTTCAGAATCATGTCCAATG GGAGTTTCATGGGAACATATACCGAGTGATCAGGCTTTAGTAGGTATTTCATGTGGTCCAGGTGGTCAAGTTTGGGCCGTAGGGAAAAACGGTTCTTCGTATTGGAGGTTAGGCATTAATCCTGATAAACCCACAG GCGTACAGTGGCAGAACGTTGAACCACCATTGGGTGCTCACTTGAAACAGATATCTGTGGGAAAAGATGTGGTGTGGGCATTGGATACAGCTGGCAGACTGTCTGTGCGTCGTGAAGTGCAAATGAACATTTTTCCAGAAGGGACCCATTGGCAAACACTGCCTGCGATGCCAAATGATCCTATTCATATAG aTATGTCTGTTATAAATGCAAAACAAGGTTTTCGACATGTAGCCGTTTCTAGAGATCAAGGTCAAGTATGGGCGATATCCGGTGCTGGTATACTGTGCCGCAGAATTGGAATCACCGATGAGAATCCTGCTGGGACTGGCTGGGCGACTGGGATAGGG GCAAATTGGCAATACATAAGTGTGGGAGGActtgtaaataaaagaaattaa